The following are encoded in a window of Solidesulfovibrio magneticus RS-1 genomic DNA:
- a CDS encoding diacylglycerol kinase, whose product MRNKFLGTGEPGWHPVRKVRVVLSGLRFAVLYDGSVAWKVVVSTVVLALFGATGHWRDFLLMLVATGQMLAAELLNSAVEGVCDFLVSQEDRRIKAIKDMAAAAAGIAILFWGLVLVWEAGRLVGAWPGP is encoded by the coding sequence ATGCGCAACAAATTTCTAGGAACCGGCGAGCCGGGCTGGCATCCGGTGCGCAAGGTCAGGGTGGTGCTCTCCGGGCTGCGTTTTGCCGTGCTCTACGACGGCAGCGTGGCCTGGAAAGTGGTGGTCTCAACGGTGGTGCTGGCCCTTTTCGGCGCAACCGGCCATTGGCGGGATTTCCTGCTCATGCTTGTGGCTACGGGGCAAATGTTGGCGGCCGAGTTGCTCAATTCCGCCGTGGAAGGGGTGTGCGATTTCCTGGTCAGCCAGGAGGACCGGCGCATCAAGGCCATCAAGGACATGGCGGCGGCCGCCGCCGGCATCGCCATCCTATTTTGGGGCTTGGTGCTCGTCTGGGAAGCCGGCCGGCTGGTCGGGGCCTGGCCCGGCCCCTAA
- the rpsL gene encoding 30S ribosomal protein S12, whose protein sequence is MPTINQLIRKERAKVSKRRKTPALQACPQRRGVCTRVYTTTPKKPNSALRKVARVRLTNGIEVTSYIPGEGHNLQEHSVVMIRGGRVKDLPGVRYHIIRGTLDTSGVSDRRQSRSKYGAKRPK, encoded by the coding sequence ATGCCCACGATCAACCAGCTCATCCGCAAGGAACGGGCCAAAGTGTCCAAGCGGCGCAAGACGCCGGCCCTCCAGGCCTGCCCGCAGCGCCGGGGCGTGTGCACCCGCGTGTACACAACCACGCCCAAAAAGCCCAACTCGGCCTTGCGCAAGGTCGCCCGCGTGCGCCTGACCAACGGCATCGAGGTGACCTCTTACATCCCGGGCGAAGGCCACAACCTGCAGGAGCACTCGGTGGTGATGATCCGGGGCGGCCGCGTCAAAGACCTTCCCGGTGTCCGGTATCATATCATCCGCGGTACGCTCGATACGTCGGGCGTGTCTGACCGCCGCCAGAGCCGTTCCAAGTACGGCGCCAAGCGGCCCAAGTAA
- the rpsG gene encoding 30S ribosomal protein S7, which yields MPRKGPVSKRSVLPDPKFGSHLMTKFINRLMHDGKKGVAENLFYQAVEVLAEKSGEDPLKAFEKAIGNVKPHMEVKPRRVGGATYQVPMEVRPERQVTLALRWLINQARARGEKGMADKLSGELLDAYHNRGGAVKKKEDTHRMADANKAFAHYRW from the coding sequence ATGCCGCGTAAAGGTCCAGTTTCCAAGCGCTCGGTGCTGCCCGATCCGAAGTTCGGCAGCCATCTGATGACGAAGTTCATCAACCGGCTCATGCACGACGGCAAGAAGGGTGTGGCTGAAAACCTCTTCTATCAGGCCGTTGAAGTCCTGGCCGAAAAGTCCGGCGAAGACCCGTTGAAGGCTTTCGAGAAAGCCATCGGCAACGTCAAGCCCCACATGGAAGTCAAACCCCGCCGGGTCGGCGGCGCCACCTACCAGGTTCCCATGGAAGTGCGCCCCGAACGCCAGGTCACCCTGGCCCTGCGGTGGCTCATCAATCAGGCCCGGGCCCGCGGCGAAAAGGGCATGGCGGACAAATTGTCGGGCGAGCTTCTGGACGCCTATCACAATCGCGGCGGCGCCGTGAAAAAGAAAGAGGATACGCACCGTATGGCTGACGCGAACAAGGCGTTTGCCCATTACCGGTGGTAG
- the fusA gene encoding elongation factor G: MSRTVPIERQRNIGIMAHIDAGKTTTTERILFYTGVSHKIGEVHDGQATMDWMVQEQERGITITSAATTCYWRDHRINIIDTPGHVDFTIEVERSLRVLDGAVAVFDAVAGVEPQTETVWRQAERYRVPRMSFVNKMDRTGANFFRCVDMIRDRLGAKPVPLQLPIGSEDNFTGVVDMIQGKALIFDDATMGKEYVTQEIPDNMRDLYDEWRLQMLEAIAEEDEALMEKYLAGEELTPEELIAGVRKATIGLAICPVLCGSAFKNKGVQPLLDAVVDYLPSPVDIPAMVGHDPDDAEKAIECPCDPKLPLAALAFKLMSDPFIGHLTFLRLYSGKIESGMTVLNANTGKKERVGRLLKMHANKREEIKEAEAGDIVAAVGMKITSTGDTLCAENRPVALESLDIPEPVIEVAIEPKTKADRDALSQALGKLTKEDPSFRVKSDEESGQTLIAGMGELHLEIIVDRLMREFGVNANVGQPQVAYRETITKAIKNDLRYVKQTGGRGQYGHVVLEIEPKEDGGYEFVNDITGGIIPKEYIPAVDKGIQNAMKGGVMAGFPLVDIRVKLVFGSYHEVDSSEQAFFICGSQCFKEAVQKASPVLLEPIMAVEVVTPDEYMGDIMGDLNGRRGRIARMEARAGAQVITAHVPLSSMFGYATDLRSKSQGRATFTMIFDHYERVPASLAEEIMKKK, encoded by the coding sequence GTGTCTCGGACCGTACCCATAGAGCGGCAGCGCAATATCGGCATCATGGCCCATATTGACGCCGGCAAGACGACCACCACCGAGCGTATTTTGTTTTACACCGGTGTGTCGCATAAGATTGGCGAAGTGCACGACGGCCAGGCCACCATGGACTGGATGGTGCAGGAACAGGAGCGGGGCATCACCATCACCTCCGCTGCCACCACCTGCTACTGGCGCGATCACCGCATCAACATCATCGACACGCCCGGCCACGTGGACTTCACCATTGAGGTCGAGCGTTCCCTGCGCGTCCTCGACGGCGCCGTGGCCGTGTTCGACGCCGTTGCCGGCGTCGAGCCCCAGACCGAGACGGTCTGGCGGCAGGCTGAGCGGTATCGCGTTCCCCGCATGAGCTTCGTCAACAAGATGGATCGCACCGGCGCGAACTTCTTCCGCTGCGTGGACATGATCCGGGACCGCCTGGGCGCCAAGCCCGTGCCGCTCCAGCTGCCCATCGGGTCCGAAGACAACTTCACCGGCGTGGTGGACATGATCCAGGGCAAGGCCCTGATCTTCGACGACGCCACCATGGGCAAGGAATACGTCACCCAGGAAATCCCGGACAACATGCGGGACCTCTACGACGAATGGCGCCTGCAGATGCTCGAAGCCATCGCCGAAGAGGACGAAGCCCTCATGGAAAAGTACCTCGCGGGTGAAGAACTGACCCCCGAGGAACTTATCGCCGGCGTGCGCAAGGCCACCATCGGTCTGGCCATCTGCCCGGTACTGTGCGGTTCGGCCTTCAAGAACAAGGGCGTGCAGCCCCTGCTCGACGCCGTAGTCGATTACCTGCCGTCTCCGGTGGACATCCCGGCCATGGTCGGTCACGACCCCGACGACGCCGAGAAGGCCATCGAGTGTCCGTGCGATCCCAAGCTGCCCCTGGCCGCCCTGGCGTTCAAGCTCATGAGCGATCCGTTCATCGGCCACCTGACCTTCCTGCGCCTGTACTCGGGCAAGATCGAATCCGGCATGACCGTCCTGAACGCCAACACCGGCAAAAAGGAACGTGTCGGACGTCTGCTCAAGATGCACGCCAACAAGCGTGAAGAGATCAAAGAAGCCGAAGCCGGCGACATCGTGGCCGCCGTCGGCATGAAGATCACCTCCACGGGCGACACCCTGTGCGCGGAAAACCGCCCGGTTGCCCTGGAGTCCCTGGACATCCCCGAGCCGGTCATCGAAGTGGCCATTGAGCCCAAGACCAAGGCCGACCGCGACGCGCTGTCCCAGGCCCTGGGCAAGTTGACCAAGGAAGATCCGTCGTTCCGCGTCAAGTCCGACGAGGAATCCGGCCAGACCTTGATTGCCGGCATGGGCGAGTTGCACCTGGAGATCATCGTCGATCGCCTCATGCGCGAATTCGGCGTCAACGCTAACGTCGGTCAGCCCCAGGTCGCCTACCGTGAGACCATCACCAAGGCGATCAAGAACGATCTGCGCTACGTCAAGCAGACCGGCGGCCGCGGCCAGTACGGCCATGTCGTTCTCGAAATTGAGCCCAAGGAAGACGGCGGCTACGAATTCGTCAACGACATCACCGGCGGCATCATCCCCAAGGAATACATTCCGGCTGTCGACAAAGGCATCCAGAATGCCATGAAAGGCGGCGTCATGGCCGGCTTCCCGCTGGTCGATATCCGCGTCAAGCTGGTCTTTGGTTCCTACCACGAAGTGGACTCTTCGGAGCAGGCGTTTTTCATCTGCGGTTCCCAGTGCTTCAAGGAAGCCGTCCAGAAGGCCTCGCCCGTCCTGCTTGAGCCGATCATGGCCGTCGAAGTGGTCACTCCGGACGAATACATGGGCGACATCATGGGCGATTTGAATGGCCGTCGCGGCCGCATCGCTCGCATGGAAGCTCGGGCGGGCGCCCAGGTCATCACGGCCCACGTCCCCCTGTCCTCCATGTTCGGCTACGCCACGGACTTGCGTTCCAAGTCCCAGGGCCGCGCCACGTTCACCATGATCTTCGACCACTACGAGCGAGTTCCGGCCAGTCTGGCTGAAGAGATAATGAAGAAGAAATAA
- the tuf gene encoding elongation factor Tu → MGKAKFERNKPHVNIGTIGHIDHGKTTLTAAITRLASLKGNGEYIPFDQIDKAPEEKERGITIATAHVEYQTDKRHYAHVDCPGHADYIKNMITGAAQMDGGILVVAATDGPMPQTREHILLARQVGVPQLVVFMNKVDLVDDPELLELVELEVRELLSKYGFPGDDIPVIKGSALKALEAADVNSPEAAPIFELLDACDSFIPEPKRDIDKPFLMPIEDVFSISGRGTVVTGRVERGIVTVGDEVAIIGIKDTVKTTCTGVEMFRKILDQGQAGDNVGVLLRGIKRDDVERGQVLAKPGSITPHRKFKAEVYVLNKEEGGRHTPFFTGYRPQFYFRTTDITGVVTLNEGVEMVMPGDNATFNVELIAPIAMEKGLRFAIREGGRTVGAGVVSEIVE, encoded by the coding sequence ATGGGCAAGGCGAAATTTGAACGCAACAAGCCGCACGTCAATATCGGCACCATCGGTCACATCGACCACGGCAAGACCACGCTGACCGCCGCCATCACGCGTCTGGCCAGCCTCAAGGGCAATGGCGAGTACATTCCCTTTGACCAGATCGACAAGGCGCCGGAAGAAAAGGAACGCGGCATCACCATCGCCACGGCCCACGTCGAATACCAGACCGACAAGCGGCACTATGCCCACGTCGACTGCCCCGGTCACGCCGACTACATCAAGAATATGATCACCGGCGCGGCCCAGATGGACGGCGGCATCCTCGTCGTGGCCGCCACCGATGGCCCCATGCCCCAGACCCGTGAGCACATCCTGCTCGCCCGTCAGGTTGGCGTGCCCCAGCTGGTCGTGTTCATGAACAAGGTCGATCTGGTTGACGACCCCGAACTCCTGGAGCTGGTCGAACTGGAAGTGCGCGAGCTGCTGTCCAAGTACGGCTTCCCCGGCGACGACATCCCGGTCATCAAGGGCTCGGCGCTTAAGGCCCTGGAAGCCGCCGACGTCAACAGCCCCGAGGCCGCGCCCATCTTCGAGCTGCTCGACGCCTGCGACTCGTTTATCCCCGAGCCCAAGCGCGACATCGACAAGCCGTTCCTCATGCCCATCGAAGACGTGTTCTCCATCTCCGGCCGCGGCACCGTCGTGACCGGTCGTGTCGAGCGCGGCATCGTCACCGTGGGCGACGAAGTGGCCATCATCGGCATCAAGGACACGGTCAAGACGACCTGCACCGGCGTCGAGATGTTCCGCAAGATTCTCGATCAGGGCCAGGCTGGCGACAACGTCGGCGTGCTCCTGCGCGGCATCAAGCGCGACGACGTCGAGCGCGGCCAGGTTCTGGCCAAGCCCGGCTCCATCACGCCGCACCGCAAGTTCAAGGCCGAAGTGTACGTCCTCAACAAGGAAGAGGGCGGCCGCCACACCCCGTTTTTCACGGGCTATCGTCCCCAATTCTATTTCCGTACCACGGACATCACCGGCGTGGTGACCCTCAACGAAGGTGTTGAAATGGTCATGCCGGGCGACAACGCCACGTTCAACGTGGAACTGATCGCCCCCATCGCCATGGAAAAGGGCCTGCGCTTCGCCATCCGCGAAGGCGGCCGCACCGTCGGCGCTGGCGTCGTGTCGGAGATTGTGGAGTAA
- the rpsJ gene encoding 30S ribosomal protein S10 produces the protein MVSMQNDRIRIKLKAYDYRILDKAVAEIVDTARNTGAGVAGPIPLPTDIHKVTVNRSVHVDKKSREQFEMRVHKRLLDIMEPTQQTVDALGKLSLPAGVDVEIKL, from the coding sequence ATGGTTTCCATGCAAAACGATCGCATCCGTATCAAATTGAAGGCCTACGACTACCGCATCCTGGACAAGGCGGTGGCCGAGATCGTGGATACTGCCCGCAACACTGGAGCCGGCGTTGCCGGGCCCATCCCGTTGCCCACGGACATCCACAAGGTCACGGTCAACCGCTCGGTTCACGTTGACAAGAAGTCCCGTGAACAGTTTGAGATGCGGGTTCACAAACGTCTCCTGGACATTATGGAGCCCACGCAACAGACCGTGGACGCGCTCGGGAAACTGAGCCTTCCTGCCGGTGTTGACGTGGAAATTAAGCTCTAA
- the rplC gene encoding 50S ribosomal protein L3, with protein MAATLGILGRKLGMTRVFGDDGSIIPVTVIQAGPCPVTQVKNLEKDGYNAMQIGFDEIPERKVNKPEKGHLDKAARGYFRVLKEIRLDGPVPFEQGMDVTVDIFAPGEIVKVTGTSIGKGFAGVMKRWNFAGLKKTHGTEKAHRSGGSIGNNTEPGKVMKGKKMAGHMGARTVTVPSITVVDVRPEMNLILVKGQIPGPRNGVVVVRKQG; from the coding sequence ATGGCTGCCACGCTTGGAATTCTCGGCCGAAAACTGGGCATGACCCGGGTCTTCGGCGACGACGGCTCAATCATTCCGGTCACTGTTATTCAGGCCGGACCCTGCCCCGTCACCCAGGTCAAGAACCTGGAAAAAGACGGGTACAACGCCATGCAGATCGGGTTCGACGAGATCCCGGAACGCAAGGTCAACAAGCCCGAGAAGGGCCATCTGGACAAGGCCGCCCGCGGGTACTTCCGGGTGCTTAAGGAAATCCGCCTGGACGGCCCCGTGCCGTTCGAGCAGGGCATGGACGTGACCGTGGACATCTTCGCCCCGGGCGAGATCGTCAAGGTTACGGGCACCTCCATCGGCAAGGGCTTTGCCGGCGTCATGAAGCGCTGGAACTTTGCCGGTCTCAAAAAGACCCACGGCACCGAAAAAGCCCATCGCTCCGGCGGTTCCATCGGCAACAACACCGAGCCCGGCAAGGTCATGAAGGGCAAGAAGATGGCCGGCCACATGGGCGCGCGCACGGTGACCGTGCCGAGCATCACTGTGGTCGACGTCCGCCCCGAAATGAACCTGATCCTGGTCAAGGGACAGATTCCCGGCCCGCGCAACGGCGTGGTCGTGGTTCGCAAGCAGGGGTAA
- the rplD gene encoding 50S ribosomal protein L4, with the protein MANVKLFNQGCQEIGTVDLAPEVFEVEVQPELLHLVVRAQLAAKRAGTHSVKTRAFVSGGGKKPWRQKGTGRARAGSTRSPLWRGGAVVHGPQPRDYTFKVNRKVRQLALRMALSAKLVEDQLVLLDAIAFPEVKTKLMAKVVSDFSWKKALIVLPESDNNLELSARNLPGIKVVRQDMLNVYDVLLHDHVVMMKDAALKVQERLGHGIR; encoded by the coding sequence ATGGCAAATGTGAAATTGTTCAACCAAGGCTGCCAGGAAATCGGCACTGTCGATCTGGCCCCCGAGGTTTTTGAAGTCGAAGTGCAGCCGGAACTCTTGCACCTCGTTGTCCGCGCCCAGCTGGCCGCCAAACGTGCCGGCACCCACAGCGTCAAGACCCGCGCCTTCGTCAGCGGCGGCGGCAAGAAGCCCTGGCGTCAGAAGGGCACCGGCCGCGCCCGGGCCGGCTCCACCCGTTCGCCCCTGTGGCGCGGCGGTGCCGTTGTCCACGGGCCCCAGCCCCGGGACTACACCTTCAAGGTGAACCGCAAGGTCCGCCAGCTGGCTCTGCGCATGGCTCTTTCGGCCAAGCTCGTGGAAGACCAGCTGGTGCTGCTGGACGCCATTGCTTTCCCGGAAGTCAAGACCAAGCTGATGGCCAAGGTCGTTTCTGATTTCAGCTGGAAAAAAGCCTTGATTGTTCTGCCCGAGTCGGATAACAATCTCGAGCTTTCCGCCAGAAACCTTCCTGGCATCAAGGTCGTGCGGCAGGACATGCTTAATGTGTATGACGTCCTCCTGCACGATCATGTTGTCATGATGAAGGACGCGGCGCTCAAGGTCCAGGAGAGGCTCGGTCATGGAATACGCTAA
- the rplW gene encoding 50S ribosomal protein L23: MEYANILLKPVISEKATMVKDAANQVVFFVHPAANKIEIAKAVEKAFSVTVKGVRVVKHKSLARSRMGRVTGRIPGYKKAYVTLAQGDKIEFFEGV, translated from the coding sequence ATGGAATACGCTAACATCCTTTTGAAGCCGGTTATTTCCGAGAAAGCCACGATGGTGAAGGATGCCGCCAATCAGGTGGTGTTTTTTGTCCATCCCGCTGCCAACAAGATCGAGATCGCCAAGGCTGTGGAAAAGGCTTTCTCTGTTACGGTCAAGGGCGTGCGCGTGGTCAAGCACAAAAGCCTCGCCCGTTCCCGCATGGGACGCGTGACCGGCCGGATTCCGGGCTACAAAAAAGCCTACGTGACCCTGGCCCAGGGCGATAAAATCGAGTTCTTCGAAGGGGTTTAG
- the rplB gene encoding 50S ribosomal protein L2 yields the protein MSIRKLKPTSAGRRFQTVSTFEEITRSEPEKSLTEGITSSCGRNCYGRITSRRRGGGNKRLYRIIDFKRDKFGVPAKVFSIEYDPNRSARIALLHYADGEKRYILAPVGIKVGDMITAGDAADIKPGNALQLKKIPVGTLLHNIELNPGRGGQMCRAAGTYAQLVAKEGKYALLRLPSGEVRNVLSTCLATIGQVGNVMHENISIGKAGRNRWLGKRPEVRGVAMNPVDHPLGGGEGKSSGGRHPVTPWGKPTKGYKTRNKKKPSSKLIVKRRGQK from the coding sequence ATGTCCATCCGCAAGCTTAAGCCGACCTCGGCCGGCCGCCGGTTCCAGACGGTGTCTACCTTCGAGGAGATCACCCGCAGCGAGCCGGAAAAGTCCCTTACCGAGGGCATTACCTCCTCTTGCGGCCGCAACTGCTACGGCCGCATCACCTCGCGTCGTCGCGGCGGCGGCAACAAGCGCCTGTACCGCATCATCGACTTCAAGCGCGATAAGTTCGGGGTTCCGGCCAAGGTCTTCTCCATCGAGTATGACCCCAACCGTAGCGCCCGTATTGCGCTTTTGCATTACGCTGACGGCGAGAAACGTTACATTTTGGCGCCGGTTGGCATCAAGGTCGGCGATATGATCACCGCCGGCGACGCCGCCGACATCAAGCCGGGCAACGCGCTGCAGCTCAAAAAGATCCCGGTCGGCACCCTGCTGCACAACATCGAGCTGAACCCGGGCCGCGGCGGCCAGATGTGCCGCGCCGCCGGCACCTACGCCCAGCTCGTGGCAAAGGAAGGCAAGTACGCCCTGCTGCGTCTGCCTTCGGGCGAAGTGCGCAACGTGCTGTCCACCTGTCTGGCCACCATCGGCCAGGTCGGCAACGTGATGCACGAGAACATCTCCATCGGCAAGGCCGGGCGTAACCGCTGGCTTGGCAAGCGCCCGGAAGTTCGCGGCGTGGCCATGAACCCGGTTGACCATCCCCTCGGCGGCGGCGAGGGCAAGAGCTCCGGCGGTCGTCACCCGGTCACCCCGTGGGGCAAGCCGACCAAGGGCTACAAGACCCGCAACAAGAAAAAGCCCTCGTCCAAGCTTATCGTCAAGCGGCGCGGACAAAAGTAA
- the rpsS gene encoding 30S ribosomal protein S19 produces the protein MPRSLKKGPFVDDHLEKKVAYALENKDRRVIKTWSRRSMILPEMVGLTFAVHNGKKFIPVFVSENMVGHKLGEFAPTRTFHGHAADKKSKVKK, from the coding sequence ATGCCTCGTTCACTCAAAAAAGGTCCGTTCGTGGACGATCACTTGGAAAAGAAGGTCGCCTACGCCCTGGAGAACAAGGATCGCCGCGTGATCAAGACCTGGTCCCGCCGGTCCATGATCCTGCCCGAGATGGTTGGTCTGACTTTTGCCGTTCACAACGGGAAAAAGTTCATTCCGGTTTTTGTCTCCGAGAACATGGTCGGGCACAAACTCGGCGAGTTTGCCCCTACGCGGACCTTCCACGGCCATGCCGCGGACAAGAAAAGCAAAGTGAAAAAGTAG
- the rplV gene encoding 50S ribosomal protein L22, translated as MEAKAIAKYIRLSPQKARLVAANILGRPVEEAMNILKFTPKKSAKIIGKVLHSAVANAEQISGVDIDNLTVKQVIINPGPTHKRIMTRSMGRAFRIVKRTSHITVVVAEN; from the coding sequence ATGGAAGCCAAAGCCATCGCCAAGTACATTCGCCTGTCGCCCCAAAAGGCGCGGCTCGTCGCCGCCAACATCCTCGGCCGACCGGTCGAGGAGGCCATGAACATACTGAAATTCACCCCGAAAAAGTCGGCTAAGATCATCGGCAAGGTGCTCCACTCGGCCGTGGCCAACGCCGAGCAGATCTCCGGGGTGGATATCGACAACCTTACGGTCAAGCAGGTGATCATCAATCCCGGGCCGACCCACAAGCGGATCATGACCCGCTCCATGGGACGCGCCTTCCGGATCGTCAAGCGCACGAGCCATATCACCGTCGTTGTGGCCGAGAACTAG
- the rpsC gene encoding 30S ribosomal protein S3, translated as MGQKVHPYGFRLGYNKNWLSRWFSKKDYPEFVFEDNKIRKFVKKSLYHAGISKIEIERAGGKIRLIIHTARPGIVIGRKGTEIEKVRGDLKQRFSREFTVEVNEIRRPEIDAQLVAENIALQLERRVAFRRAMKRTVGLSRKFGAEGIKVSCAGRLAGAEIARSEWYRDGRVPLQTLRADIDYGYAIAKTTYGVIGVKVWIFKGEILDHEVEA; from the coding sequence ATGGGACAGAAAGTTCATCCCTATGGATTTCGCCTCGGATACAACAAGAACTGGCTCTCGCGTTGGTTTTCCAAGAAGGATTACCCGGAGTTCGTTTTCGAGGACAACAAGATCCGTAAGTTCGTCAAGAAGAGCCTGTACCACGCCGGGATCTCGAAGATCGAGATCGAGCGCGCGGGCGGCAAGATTCGCCTGATCATCCACACGGCCCGGCCCGGCATCGTCATCGGCCGCAAGGGCACGGAGATCGAAAAGGTTCGCGGCGACCTCAAGCAGCGTTTCAGTCGGGAATTCACGGTGGAAGTCAATGAAATCCGCCGTCCCGAAATCGACGCCCAGCTCGTCGCCGAGAACATCGCGCTGCAGCTCGAGCGCCGCGTGGCCTTCCGCCGGGCCATGAAGCGCACCGTCGGCCTGTCGCGCAAGTTCGGCGCCGAGGGCATCAAGGTCTCCTGCGCCGGCCGCCTGGCCGGAGCGGAAATCGCCCGCTCCGAATGGTACCGTGACGGCCGGGTGCCCCTGCAGACCCTGCGCGCCGACATCGACTACGGCTACGCCATCGCCAAGACCACCTACGGCGTCATCGGGGTCAAGGTCTGGATTTTCAAAGGCGAGATTTTGGATCATGAGGTGGAAGCGTAA
- the rplP gene encoding 50S ribosomal protein L16, whose translation MLAPKKTKFRKMQKGRLRGPALRGASIDFGEIGIKALEHGKLTSQQIESARIAIMRHIKRGGKVWIRVFPDRVRTEKPAEVRQGKGKGSPVGWFAPVKPGRVLYEIKGVDIETAKEALTRAQHKLPIKTKIVVKEGL comes from the coding sequence ATGTTGGCTCCCAAAAAAACCAAATTCCGGAAGATGCAAAAGGGCCGCCTGCGCGGTCCCGCCCTGCGCGGCGCCAGCATCGACTTCGGTGAAATCGGCATCAAGGCTCTGGAGCACGGCAAGCTCACCAGCCAGCAGATCGAATCCGCCCGTATCGCCATCATGCGCCACATCAAGCGCGGCGGCAAAGTCTGGATTCGCGTCTTCCCGGACCGCGTGCGCACGGAAAAGCCGGCTGAAGTCCGTCAGGGCAAAGGCAAAGGCTCTCCTGTGGGCTGGTTCGCTCCGGTCAAGCCCGGTCGCGTGCTTTACGAGATCAAGGGCGTGGACATCGAGACCGCCAAGGAAGCGCTGACCCGGGCCCAGCACAAGCTGCCGATCAAGACCAAGATTGTGGTCAAGGAGGGCTTGTAG
- the rpmC gene encoding 50S ribosomal protein L29, whose translation MKTAELRDLDIEALGKKLGESREELFKLRFQHATAQLEKTHRLREVRKDIARIMTVQTEKKRQG comes from the coding sequence ATGAAGACCGCCGAACTGCGCGATCTCGACATCGAGGCTCTGGGCAAGAAGCTGGGCGAGTCCCGCGAGGAACTCTTCAAGCTGCGCTTTCAGCACGCCACGGCCCAGCTGGAAAAGACCCACCGTCTGCGTGAAGTCCGCAAGGACATCGCCCGCATCATGACGGTGCAAACTGAAAAGAAGCGTCAAGGCTAA
- the rpsQ gene encoding 30S ribosomal protein S17: MEEQKSNRRVLTGVVVSDKADKTIVVMVETLVKHPLYKKYIRRRNKFMAHDPQNDCGIGDTVSIIEHRPLSARKRWHLEKIMEKAV; encoded by the coding sequence ATGGAAGAACAGAAAAGCAATCGCCGGGTGCTGACCGGCGTCGTGGTCTCCGACAAGGCCGACAAGACCATCGTGGTCATGGTCGAGACCCTGGTGAAGCATCCGCTGTACAAAAAGTATATCCGTCGCCGCAACAAGTTCATGGCCCATGATCCGCAGAACGACTGCGGCATCGGCGATACCGTGAGCATCATCGAGCATCGGCCGCTGTCCGCCCGTAAGCGGTGGCATCTTGAAAAAATCATGGAAAAAGCGGTCTAG
- the rplN gene encoding 50S ribosomal protein L14, producing MIQVESNLDVADNSGAKRVCCIKVLGGSRRRYATVGDIIVVSVKDALPNSKVKKGAVMKAVVVRTKKEVGRADGSYIKFDSNSAVLLSNQGEPVGTRIFGPVARELRQKNFMKIVSLAPEVL from the coding sequence ATGATTCAGGTTGAATCCAATCTCGATGTGGCGGACAATTCCGGCGCTAAACGAGTGTGCTGCATCAAGGTGCTCGGCGGCTCCCGTCGCCGTTACGCCACGGTGGGTGACATCATCGTCGTGTCCGTCAAGGACGCCCTGCCCAATTCCAAGGTGAAAAAGGGCGCCGTGATGAAGGCCGTTGTGGTTCGGACCAAAAAGGAAGTCGGCCGGGCCGACGGTTCCTACATCAAGTTCGACTCCAACTCCGCCGTGCTGCTGTCCAACCAGGGCGAGCCGGTTGGAACCCGTATCTTCGGACCGGTCGCGCGTGAGCTGCGGCAGAAAAACTTCATGAAAATCGTGTCGCTGGCTCCTGAAGTCCTCTAG
- the rplX gene encoding 50S ribosomal protein L24, translated as MKTYRIRKDDKVMVIAGKDKGKVGKILKILPKRNAVLVEKVNQVKRHTKANPYAKTPGGIIEKEAPLDISNVALLCEGCAKPAKVGYKYTADGKKVRFCKKCNHEIA; from the coding sequence ATGAAAACCTATCGGATTCGTAAAGACGACAAGGTGATGGTCATCGCCGGCAAGGACAAGGGCAAAGTGGGCAAGATCTTAAAGATCCTGCCCAAGCGCAACGCCGTGCTGGTGGAAAAGGTGAACCAGGTCAAGCGCCACACCAAGGCCAATCCCTACGCCAAGACCCCCGGCGGAATCATCGAGAAGGAAGCGCCGTTGGACATCTCCAACGTGGCTCTCTTGTGCGAAGGTTGCGCCAAGCCGGCCAAGGTCGGCTACAAATACACCGCTGATGGCAAGAAGGTTCGCTTCTGCAAGAAGTGCAACCACGAAATCGCCTAG